The genomic window GACCGATCAACTAACTCATGTCTATACATTCATTATCCGCCCTGATGCCACTTACAGCATTCTTATTGATAACGACGAGAAGAAATCAGGAAGCATCTATGATGATTGGGATATCCTTCCTCCCAAGAAAATAAAGGACCCGGAAGCCAAGAAAGTAAGAAATATATTCATGTTTTTTTGCAACACCTCCTATCTGTCCACTTTGTTAatattgtttcctttttcttaacaaCACAATTTCCCTTGTTTGCAGCCTGAAGATTGGGATGACAAGGAGTTCATTCCTGATCCGGAGGATAAGAAGCCTGAGGTATTATAGCTTACTTTCTGTTGATTCGTTAACAGTTGGAACAAGAATTTGTGATGCACTGGTCTCAGTTAAAAAGTgcttgaactttttttttccctgtagAAATGCTATCTTTTGACATAAATCTAGCCCACATTTCATCCGGAAAATTTGCTATATTATCTCTAAGCAAGCAAAGTAGGTCGGGTGGGTCGTTATTTTGTACCTTAATTGGACCTTAAATTGACCaaattttatgtattagttTTTATTCAGGAGCTCGATCTAACTTGGCTTAATGTTCTCTCCAGGGTTATGACGACATTCCCAAAGAAATTCCTGATCCTGATGCTAAGaaggtaaaaaattttaatctggAAAGTGATCTCCTCTTGTAATGTGGAGGAAATGCTCTTCCTATTACTGGGTGCCCAGTTACTTACATTACTTGTTCTTATCTCTAATTTTCTATTGCTTGCTTGACGCAGCCTGAAGATTGGGATGATGAAGAGGACGGTGAATGGACTGCACCGACTATTCCAAACCCTGAATACAAGGGACCATGGAAGCAAAAGGTAGAGAATCACTTCCATTTTGTATGAAAAGCCTTTCAAATCGGAACTGCtgcttatttctttttcttcctctttttttagaaaattaagaaCCCTGACTACAAGGGCAAATGGAAGGCCCCATTGATTGATAACCCAGGTAATTATCATAAACTAACCCTAGTTATAGACTCTTTTTGGCGTTTTCTTATTTAGTCAAAGACACATCTAAAgctatatcttatatattttttgcagaTTTCAAGGATGATCCCTACATTTATGCTTTCTCAAATTTGAAGTACATTGGCATCGAGTTGTGGCAGGTCTATATGTCTTTCTATTTCTCTTCGATCTTGTTCCGTGTATAACACATTTCTtacctatattattttttattgccaGGTTAAATCTGGAACCTTGTTTGATAACTTTTTGATCACTGACGACCCTGAGTATGCTAAGAAGTTTGCCGAGGAGACGTGGGGCAAGCTGAAGGATGTATGCCTTTTCAAGCATTTTAACTGCGTTATTAACTTAATACCATGTATAAAATTCCGCAACATAATTTTGGGGCTTCTTTGAATCTGGCAGGCTGAGAAGGCTGCATTCGATGAGGccgagaagaagaaagaagaggaggtATACTTAGTTTTCATCCAATAATTCTTTCCTTTGTGCTGTCTCATGAGATCGCGTATTTGGAGTTGTTGTTACTGCAAAATTTAAACTCCCCGCATAATATCTTGAGCCAAATCTTTTGATTAATTTCCTATTTATAGAAAGATACAAAGAGTTGATATTGATAGTCTTcacctctcttcttctttttattcttaACAGGAATCGAAGGGTGTCGACTCTGATGTGGACGTAAGCTCCTAATT from Ananas comosus cultivar F153 linkage group 23, ASM154086v1, whole genome shotgun sequence includes these protein-coding regions:
- the LOC109728087 gene encoding calreticulin-like — encoded protein: MATPTRSQRRGGAASVAAVVAVALALASVAAAEVYFEERFGDGWENRWVKSDWKKDENLAGEWNYTSGKWNGDPEDKGIQTSEDYRFYAISAEFPEFTNKDKTLVLQYSVKHEQKLDCGGGYVKLLSGEVDQKKFGGDTPYSIMFGPDICGYSTKKVHAILTRDGKNHLIKKDVPCETDQLTHVYTFIIRPDATYSILIDNDEKKSGSIYDDWDILPPKKIKDPEAKKPEDWDDKEFIPDPEDKKPEGYDDIPKEIPDPDAKKPEDWDDEEDGEWTAPTIPNPEYKGPWKQKKIKNPDYKGKWKAPLIDNPDFKDDPYIYAFSNLKYIGIELWQVKSGTLFDNFLITDDPEYAKKFAEETWGKLKDAEKAAFDEAEKKKEEEESKGVDSDVDDDEDDDDAEGADSDSDAQASLEDEVEETAHDEL